The following proteins are co-located in the Pseudarthrobacter siccitolerans genome:
- a CDS encoding MFS transporter — protein sequence MACVLSPRFSFAGLAAVFGAFFFAAGAPTPLLSLRQQEWGFSAGTLTIAFSVYALGLLAALLVGGSLSDHIGRRPVMLAALYGELGSMIVFVFAPSITWVIVARALQGLATGLATSAFNAAIAEQAPAHLKKFAGALAGASVAGGLGIGALAAGAAVQFTPDANTLIFVVLSAVMVLAIAFVSLTSETAPKRPGALRSLTPRVELPAPIRGEFLAGIPVHIAGWMFPALFLGLSPAVLRLHFALDGGLVAGFTSFLGPFAAAVSSFAFARHSARRSTLLGVILILAGIVMVLLGVHETWLPAVWIGAVLGGVGFGGSFGGQLRLIAPHIQPHQRAGLFSGIYAAAYLAFSVPVIIAGQLVPLLGLVPTLQSYAGAIIAFAALAIVIQAARLRQDIALKPATASSAA from the coding sequence TTGGCCTGTGTACTCTCACCCCGCTTTTCCTTTGCCGGACTCGCCGCAGTCTTTGGGGCATTCTTTTTCGCCGCCGGGGCCCCGACGCCCCTCCTCTCGCTCCGCCAGCAGGAGTGGGGCTTCTCGGCGGGAACCCTCACCATCGCCTTCTCCGTCTACGCCTTAGGACTGCTGGCCGCGCTGTTGGTGGGCGGCTCGCTCTCTGACCACATTGGCCGCCGCCCGGTAATGCTCGCCGCCTTGTATGGCGAGCTGGGTTCCATGATTGTGTTCGTGTTTGCGCCGAGCATCACCTGGGTCATCGTCGCCCGCGCCCTCCAGGGCCTCGCCACGGGATTGGCCACCAGCGCCTTCAACGCGGCCATTGCCGAGCAGGCACCGGCCCACCTGAAGAAATTCGCCGGCGCCCTGGCAGGAGCGTCGGTGGCAGGCGGCCTCGGCATCGGTGCACTTGCGGCCGGGGCGGCAGTCCAGTTCACCCCTGACGCCAACACGCTCATTTTCGTGGTCCTCAGCGCCGTCATGGTGCTCGCCATCGCCTTTGTAAGCCTTACTTCCGAGACAGCCCCAAAGCGGCCCGGCGCGCTCCGCTCGCTCACCCCCCGCGTTGAGCTCCCTGCCCCTATCCGCGGCGAATTCCTGGCCGGTATTCCCGTACATATCGCCGGCTGGATGTTCCCAGCCCTCTTCCTTGGGCTTTCACCGGCGGTGCTCCGGCTCCACTTTGCCCTGGACGGCGGCCTCGTTGCGGGTTTCACCTCATTTCTGGGCCCTTTCGCTGCGGCCGTTTCAAGTTTCGCCTTCGCGCGGCACTCCGCACGGCGCAGCACCCTCCTGGGCGTGATCCTCATCCTCGCCGGCATAGTGATGGTCCTTCTCGGAGTCCATGAAACCTGGCTGCCCGCTGTCTGGATCGGCGCGGTGCTCGGAGGTGTTGGCTTTGGTGGCTCATTCGGCGGGCAGCTTCGGCTGATCGCCCCGCACATCCAGCCGCACCAACGCGCCGGCCTCTTCTCAGGTATCTATGCCGCCGCGTATCTGGCGTTCAGCGTCCCCGTGATCATCGCGGGCCAACTCGTGCCCCTCCTCGGACTGGTCCCCACCCTGCAGTCCTACGCAGGCGCCATCATCGCCTTTGCCGCTTTGGCCATCGTCATCCAGGCGGCACGGCTGCGGCAGGACATCGCGCTTAAGCCAGCAACCGCCAGTTCTGCCGCCTGA
- a CDS encoding aldo/keto reductase: MDQDSRQLREQLGRLGFGGTGVGNLYRAISDEQAADTLEAAWDAGIRYFDTAPHYGLGLSERRMGEVLAKKPRQEFVLSTKVGRVLVPSPATEDARDPEGFDVPAALRREWDPSEAGVRRSIEDSLERLGLDYIDIAYLHDPDVYSMEDAVSSALPALEKVRAEGLVRAIGVGTNTAGAALQCVEAANLDFLMLAGRFTMLEQPGSDGRPGEGLLDRCLELGTGVVSVGVYNSGILAKPELPSDAHYNYSQASEEILERARLLAGICKEHGVELPTAAIQFPFRHPAVINVTVGASKPEQISQSAERMSTEVPGELWQDLQERGLIPA; encoded by the coding sequence GTGGACCAGGACAGCAGGCAGTTACGGGAGCAGCTTGGCCGGCTCGGCTTTGGCGGTACGGGAGTAGGCAACCTGTACCGCGCCATCTCCGACGAGCAGGCGGCGGATACCTTGGAGGCAGCCTGGGACGCGGGCATCCGCTACTTCGACACCGCACCGCACTACGGGCTGGGCCTCTCGGAGCGGCGGATGGGCGAAGTCCTGGCCAAGAAACCCCGGCAAGAATTTGTCCTCTCCACCAAGGTGGGCAGGGTCCTGGTGCCGTCGCCTGCAACGGAGGATGCCCGGGACCCGGAGGGATTTGACGTGCCCGCTGCGCTGCGGCGCGAGTGGGACCCCTCCGAGGCCGGGGTAAGGCGAAGCATCGAAGACTCGCTGGAACGGTTGGGCCTGGACTACATCGATATCGCCTACCTGCACGATCCCGATGTCTACAGCATGGAAGATGCGGTGAGTTCCGCCCTTCCCGCCCTGGAGAAAGTCCGGGCGGAAGGACTGGTGCGGGCCATCGGCGTCGGGACCAACACCGCCGGAGCCGCCCTCCAGTGCGTCGAGGCGGCAAACCTGGATTTCCTCATGCTGGCCGGCAGGTTCACCATGCTGGAACAGCCCGGCTCGGACGGCCGCCCAGGCGAGGGGCTGCTGGACCGATGCCTTGAGCTGGGCACAGGGGTGGTGAGCGTCGGCGTTTACAACTCCGGCATCCTCGCCAAACCCGAACTGCCTTCCGATGCCCATTACAACTACTCCCAAGCCAGCGAAGAGATCCTGGAACGGGCCAGGCTGCTGGCCGGGATCTGCAAAGAACACGGCGTCGAGCTTCCCACGGCCGCCATCCAGTTCCCCTTCCGCCACCCCGCCGTCATCAACGTCACCGTGGGAGCCAGCAAACCGGAACAGATCAGCCAAAGCGCCGAGCGCATGTCCACTGAGGTCCCCGGGGAATTGTGGCAGGACCTGCAGGAGCGCGGACTGATCCCGGCCTGA
- the bioB gene encoding biotin synthase BioB, giving the protein MTIQENVRTSPKSASVGKDYQSKGHHILEIARQQVLEDGIGLAQAQLEEVLRLPDETLPAALELAHQVRLRHCGEDVEVEGIISIKTGGCPEDCHFCSQSGLFDSPVRGVWLDIPELVKAAKETAATGATEFCIVAAVRGPDIKLMNQIKFAIDRINEEVDINIACSLGMLTQRQVDQLKDWGVHRYNHNLETARSYFPEVVTTHTYEERLETCNMVKDAGMELCCGALIGMGETVEQRAELAAQLAALEPHEVPLNFLNPRPGTPLENQGIMDGKDALRAIAAFRLAMPKTVLRYAGGRELTLGDLGTRDGLLGGINAVIVGNYLTTLGRPATADLNLLVDLNMPIKELQKTL; this is encoded by the coding sequence ATGACGATCCAGGAAAATGTACGGACAAGCCCGAAGTCCGCGAGCGTCGGCAAGGACTATCAGAGCAAGGGCCATCACATCCTGGAGATCGCCCGCCAGCAGGTTCTCGAGGACGGCATCGGCCTGGCCCAGGCTCAGCTCGAAGAGGTCCTTCGCCTCCCGGACGAGACGCTTCCCGCCGCTTTGGAGTTGGCGCACCAGGTCCGGCTCCGGCACTGCGGCGAGGACGTGGAGGTGGAAGGCATCATCTCCATCAAAACGGGCGGCTGCCCTGAAGACTGCCATTTCTGCAGCCAGTCCGGGCTCTTCGACTCCCCCGTCCGCGGCGTCTGGCTGGACATCCCGGAACTGGTCAAGGCCGCCAAGGAAACCGCCGCCACCGGAGCCACCGAGTTCTGCATCGTTGCCGCCGTCCGCGGACCCGACATCAAGCTGATGAACCAGATCAAGTTCGCCATTGACCGCATCAACGAAGAAGTGGACATCAACATCGCCTGCTCGCTGGGCATGCTGACCCAGCGCCAGGTGGACCAGCTCAAGGACTGGGGCGTCCACCGCTACAACCACAACCTCGAAACAGCGCGCAGCTACTTCCCCGAAGTCGTCACCACCCACACCTATGAGGAACGGCTGGAGACCTGCAATATGGTCAAGGACGCCGGCATGGAACTGTGCTGCGGCGCCCTGATCGGCATGGGCGAAACCGTGGAGCAGCGGGCAGAACTCGCCGCCCAGCTCGCAGCCCTGGAACCCCACGAAGTCCCGCTGAACTTCCTCAACCCCCGGCCCGGAACCCCACTGGAAAACCAGGGCATTATGGACGGCAAGGACGCCCTCCGCGCCATCGCCGCCTTCCGCCTTGCCATGCCCAAAACCGTCCTCCGTTACGCCGGCGGACGCGAACTCACCCTGGGCGACCTCGGCACGCGCGACGGCCTGCTCGGCGGAATCAACGCCGTCATCGTCGGCAACTACCTCACCACCCTCGGCCGCCCCGCCACCGCGGACCTGAACCTGCTCGTGGACCTCAACATGCCCATCAAGGAACTCCAGAAGACGCTATGA
- the bsaP gene encoding biotin synthase auxiliary protein BsaP, giving the protein MKLVSLPNGVSTGSTNGVSTGSTTGVSLGVSLPNRPLPSQARPGNPAVVGPGSTTGDYCGHCGEPSDGGGGPPSDVHQRCGERLAMEPPRYCATCRRRMKVQVAPLGWTAECSRHGVIAS; this is encoded by the coding sequence ATGAAGCTGGTTTCGCTCCCCAACGGGGTTTCGACGGGCTCAACCAACGGGGTTTCGACAGGCTCAACCACCGGGGTTTCGCTCGGGGTTTCGCTCCCCAACCGCCCCCTCCCCTCGCAAGCTCGGCCAGGGAACCCGGCGGTCGTGGGCCCCGGCTCAACCACCGGGGACTATTGCGGGCACTGCGGGGAGCCGTCCGACGGCGGCGGCGGTCCGCCGTCGGACGTTCACCAACGCTGCGGCGAGCGCCTGGCGATGGAGCCGCCACGGTATTGCGCCACGTGCCGGCGCCGGATGAAAGTCCAGGTGGCACCGCTGGGCTGGACGGCAGAGTGCTCCAGGCACGGGGTGATTGCCTCGTGA
- a CDS encoding glycoside hydrolase family 15 protein gives MSVNHLDPVPRQLDRTVPFRAQERPTPIADYGLLGDTRTAALVSAGGSVDWLCAPAFDGEPLFGALLGGPEAGRFLAGPAGPATVVSRKYRENTATLETVWAAGKDRLVLTEAMIAEVAGELLPTTILVRRLSAEGSPVPVTVLFDPRVGENHRLPRVRRGHDVVCNWGPLAASLGASPRLGLEPGRPLTFDVTPGKPLTLVLALAFGEPLIHVDPAAAWDLVARDEASWRAWTEEIDETIPYRQEVVRSLLTLRLLTYSPSGAPVAAPTTSLPEDPGGIRNWDYRYAWPRDASIGVGAFLRAGKTQEAENFLGWLLHASRLQRPHLPALLTLTGGLVPAERQLAHWSGYGGSSPVRTGNLAASQHQLDGYGWVIDAAWAFVESGRRLTSETWRAMRGFADLVAATWEKPDAGIWEVRGEPAQHVHSKVMAWLALDRALRIAATHRLSTRRRLRWETERTRIAAELRTNGYNEAMNSYTRTYGSQDIDAALLVLPLTGLEKPDSPRLTGTIDAVRRELSAGFPLLYRYPPGQDGLPGTEGAFLPCSFWLVQALANTAQHEEASALFEALLEKGSPLGLFSEEMDPTSGLFLGNFPQALTHSALAQAALALRDNPPVLNPTNNPRNKEQ, from the coding sequence ATGAGCGTTAATCACCTGGACCCCGTCCCCCGCCAGCTTGACCGTACCGTCCCCTTCCGGGCGCAGGAAAGGCCCACCCCCATCGCGGACTATGGGCTCCTTGGCGATACGCGGACCGCCGCACTTGTCTCCGCTGGCGGGTCAGTGGATTGGCTCTGCGCTCCCGCGTTCGACGGCGAGCCCCTCTTTGGTGCCTTGCTGGGAGGACCGGAGGCGGGCAGGTTCCTCGCAGGGCCGGCAGGTCCCGCCACGGTGGTTTCCCGCAAATACCGCGAGAATACGGCGACGCTGGAAACGGTGTGGGCGGCCGGGAAGGACCGGCTCGTTCTCACCGAGGCCATGATCGCCGAAGTGGCCGGCGAGCTGCTGCCCACCACCATCCTGGTCAGGCGCCTGTCCGCGGAAGGGTCACCGGTACCCGTCACGGTACTTTTCGACCCGCGGGTCGGCGAAAACCACCGCCTGCCGCGGGTGCGGCGGGGGCACGACGTCGTCTGCAACTGGGGTCCCCTGGCAGCTTCCCTTGGAGCGAGCCCCCGCCTCGGACTCGAGCCCGGGCGTCCCCTTACCTTCGACGTCACTCCGGGAAAACCCCTGACACTTGTCCTGGCATTGGCCTTCGGCGAACCCCTGATCCACGTGGATCCGGCGGCAGCGTGGGACCTCGTTGCAAGGGACGAAGCCAGCTGGCGGGCATGGACCGAGGAGATTGACGAAACCATCCCGTACCGCCAGGAGGTGGTGCGGAGCCTGCTCACGCTCCGGCTCCTCACCTACTCCCCCTCGGGAGCTCCAGTGGCCGCCCCCACCACGTCCCTGCCCGAGGACCCTGGCGGCATACGCAACTGGGACTACAGGTACGCCTGGCCCCGGGACGCCAGCATCGGCGTCGGTGCTTTCCTCCGCGCTGGCAAGACGCAGGAAGCAGAGAACTTCCTTGGCTGGCTCCTCCATGCCAGCCGCCTGCAGCGGCCCCACCTGCCTGCCCTCCTCACGCTGACTGGAGGACTCGTTCCGGCGGAGCGGCAGCTGGCCCACTGGTCCGGCTACGGCGGCAGCAGCCCGGTGCGGACCGGCAACCTCGCTGCCTCACAGCACCAGCTCGACGGTTACGGCTGGGTCATTGACGCCGCCTGGGCGTTCGTGGAGAGCGGCCGCAGGCTGACATCGGAAACGTGGCGGGCCATGAGGGGCTTCGCGGATCTGGTGGCCGCCACGTGGGAGAAGCCCGACGCCGGCATCTGGGAAGTACGCGGTGAGCCTGCCCAGCATGTCCATTCCAAAGTCATGGCCTGGCTCGCGCTGGACCGTGCCCTGCGCATCGCGGCCACGCACCGGCTCAGCACGCGGCGCCGGCTCCGCTGGGAAACTGAACGGACCCGGATCGCGGCGGAGCTCCGCACCAACGGCTACAACGAAGCCATGAACTCGTACACCCGCACTTACGGTTCCCAGGACATTGACGCAGCCCTGCTGGTCCTGCCGCTCACGGGCCTGGAAAAGCCGGATTCGCCCCGCCTAACGGGGACCATCGACGCAGTCCGCAGGGAGTTGTCCGCAGGCTTCCCGTTGCTCTACCGCTATCCGCCGGGACAGGATGGCCTCCCGGGGACGGAGGGGGCGTTCCTGCCCTGTTCCTTCTGGCTGGTGCAGGCCCTGGCCAATACCGCCCAGCACGAGGAAGCCTCCGCCCTGTTCGAGGCGCTGCTGGAGAAGGGCTCACCGCTGGGACTCTTCAGCGAGGAGATGGACCCGACCTCCGGCTTGTTTCTCGGCAACTTTCCGCAAGCCCTCACGCATTCCGCGCTGGCGCAGGCCGCACTTGCCCTCCGCGACAACCCGCCCGTCCTCAACCCAACGAACAACCCCCGAAATAAGGAGCAATGA
- a CDS encoding DUF2231 domain-containing protein has product MENPTAHQLSKHPKTPLAGPYGHPLHPTLVTIPIGAWTASLVFDVVALLGSDDAPFLTGAQWLVGIGILGALAAAVFGLMDFMTLTGGTTAHRTALVHMSLNLTAVALFAISFFLRLGSDKQDFSFLPFVLSVVGYLIVGASGYLGGKLAYHYGVRVADEKTQSEGFRQGSEKNLNSR; this is encoded by the coding sequence ATGGAAAATCCCACCGCCCACCAATTGTCCAAGCACCCCAAGACCCCACTGGCGGGACCCTACGGGCACCCGCTCCACCCCACCCTGGTAACCATCCCCATCGGGGCGTGGACGGCGAGCCTTGTTTTCGACGTCGTGGCTCTGCTGGGAAGCGACGACGCACCCTTCCTGACCGGTGCGCAGTGGCTGGTGGGAATCGGCATCCTCGGGGCACTTGCCGCCGCCGTCTTTGGCCTCATGGATTTCATGACGCTCACGGGCGGAACAACCGCCCACCGCACAGCACTCGTCCACATGTCGCTGAACCTGACCGCCGTCGCCCTCTTTGCCATCAGCTTTTTCCTCCGGCTCGGGAGCGACAAGCAGGACTTCAGCTTCCTTCCCTTCGTTCTCAGCGTGGTGGGCTACCTGATCGTCGGGGCGTCCGGCTACCTCGGCGGGAAACTTGCTTATCACTACGGGGTGAGGGTTGCCGATGAGAAAACGCAGAGCGAAGGGTTCAGGCAAGGGTCGGAGAAGAACCTGAACTCACGGTGA
- a CDS encoding DUF1304 family protein: MNLVTQIAAGVYAVSLVAVGTLEIFFHGDQRFRSIFYVKPGTEGAVRMWAMNVGMYNILTALGIGVGIWLANSGGEARAAGIGIVLVALAAHLILGPWLWVTEHRLWRSAIGQASLPLIGIVAFLVAG; the protein is encoded by the coding sequence ATGAACCTTGTCACTCAAATAGCGGCAGGGGTCTACGCTGTTAGCCTCGTAGCCGTCGGGACGCTGGAAATCTTCTTCCACGGGGATCAACGATTCCGTTCCATCTTCTACGTGAAACCGGGAACCGAAGGTGCCGTCCGCATGTGGGCGATGAATGTTGGCATGTACAACATCCTGACCGCGCTTGGGATCGGGGTCGGGATCTGGCTTGCCAACTCGGGCGGTGAGGCCCGGGCTGCAGGAATTGGCATCGTCCTCGTCGCGCTCGCCGCACACCTCATCCTCGGCCCGTGGCTGTGGGTGACCGAGCACCGCCTGTGGCGGAGTGCGATCGGTCAAGCATCGCTGCCTCTCATCGGGATCGTCGCGTTCCTCGTCGCTGGCTGA
- a CDS encoding C45 family autoproteolytic acyltransferase/hydolase, with the protein MDSRNFSGPPKPDSGPGSAGGLRLLRVEGDGVARGNAHGEEFRDLIGDAMERWRESLALRENMAAKEYIEDFLSSTGFAASAKELSPDLFAEVEGIAAGSGQPVDDVLVYNLMDEEWRYERDPNIGCSTIGTFIQDGGKNTATAVLGQNMDLPAAMGGSQIVLQIESGDGPDQIVLSGAGMIGLLGVNAAGLGVCVNTLRALPAATEGLPVAFVIRELLLRRDAAAASDYLASIPHASGQHYALGDPMGIRGYECSSEGCVAGPASRNLLHTNHILWSPYEDDANQGLHAFEAHGTHTRMSGLQGGLDQIRSLGDMQRLLSATDNGLCVLPTPARPAETFCAAEFLLTAPPVVRIAPGRPDQTRWHTIEWNDAGYLRGGAN; encoded by the coding sequence ATGGATTCACGCAATTTCAGCGGCCCTCCCAAACCTGATTCAGGCCCGGGCAGCGCCGGCGGCCTGCGCCTCCTCCGCGTGGAGGGTGACGGGGTTGCCCGTGGAAACGCCCATGGAGAGGAGTTCCGGGATCTCATCGGTGACGCGATGGAGCGGTGGCGGGAATCTCTGGCCCTCCGCGAGAACATGGCGGCCAAAGAGTACATCGAGGATTTTCTGTCCTCCACCGGATTCGCGGCCAGCGCCAAGGAGTTAAGCCCTGATCTCTTCGCGGAGGTCGAAGGAATTGCGGCAGGCAGCGGCCAGCCTGTCGACGATGTTCTTGTGTACAACCTGATGGATGAGGAATGGCGCTACGAGAGGGATCCCAACATCGGGTGCAGCACCATCGGCACATTCATTCAGGACGGCGGCAAGAACACTGCCACTGCCGTGCTGGGACAGAACATGGACCTGCCTGCCGCGATGGGTGGATCACAGATTGTTCTGCAGATTGAAAGTGGGGACGGCCCGGACCAGATTGTCCTTTCAGGCGCAGGCATGATCGGACTTCTGGGCGTGAATGCTGCAGGCCTGGGAGTCTGCGTTAACACCTTGCGGGCACTTCCGGCAGCCACAGAAGGCCTTCCTGTCGCATTTGTCATCCGGGAACTGCTGTTACGCCGGGATGCTGCGGCTGCTTCGGATTATCTTGCATCGATTCCGCACGCCTCTGGCCAGCATTACGCCCTGGGGGACCCTATGGGCATCCGGGGTTACGAGTGCTCCTCAGAAGGATGTGTTGCCGGCCCCGCCAGCAGGAACCTTCTCCACACGAACCATATTCTGTGGTCGCCGTATGAGGACGATGCCAACCAGGGCCTGCACGCTTTTGAAGCCCATGGGACCCATACCCGGATGTCCGGCCTGCAGGGCGGCCTGGACCAGATCAGAAGCTTGGGCGACATGCAGAGGCTTCTCAGCGCGACCGATAACGGTCTCTGCGTGCTGCCCACGCCCGCGCGGCCGGCCGAGACCTTTTGCGCAGCCGAGTTCCTGCTGACTGCGCCCCCGGTGGTCCGGATCGCACCGGGACGGCCGGACCAAACGCGATGGCACACCATCGAGTGGAATGACGCGGGTTATCTGCGCGGTGGCGCTAACTAG